The window GGCACGATGGCGCGCGGCCCGGCGATGAGCGGCCAGGCCGTGGCCCGCAAGCCCTCTTCCCAGGGTACGCCGTCCTGCGCCAACCGGCCGCCGATCTCACGGGCGGATTTCCTGCCGCCCGTGGCGGCATAGCGGACCTGTAGCCCGGCCAAAATGGCCGCTTGCGCCCGGCGATAGTTCCAGCGCGACAGAAACAGGATGGCGAAGTAGAGCAGGATCAGGCCATTGATCCACAGGCTATTGGCCAGATAAAAATCGAGCAAGCGCTGGCCCCACGGCCCCAGCATGGAGCGGGTGAAGATGTCAACCATTGGTTCCCAGATGGGCGGCCAGCGCCGTCCAGATGGCTTCGGCCAGTGGTTGCAGTTCGTCGGTCGTTTGCCGGTCGCCGGTGATGATCAGCAGGGCCGTGGCCGGTTTGCCGGGGCGGGCCGAGAGGTTGGCCTGGACGTCGCCGGCGGGGTCGGCCCGTTTGGCCAATGCCAGCCAGCCGATGGGCCGTAACTTTTGGGGCTGGAAGCCGGCGGCGGCAAAGGCCGGCTCGAATCCGGCATAGAGCTGGTCGGCCGACACGTTGGCAAAGGGGCGGCTGAGTTCCAATTTCGCCATGCGGGTTTCTCCCCAATCAAACAACCGGCCGGGGCGGCTAAGGCCACACCCCGGCCGGCAGTTGAACGATCAGGCTACCGAATAGAAACGAACGATCCGCTTAGTCGCCGGGGGCCATGCGCACGTCCGGCTGGACGCTCAGGTCGGCGTCTTCCCCGTCGCGCGGCGCGCCGGCCAGCCGCTCCCACGGCCCCGGATTGCGGCGGAAAAGGAACATCAAGACCAATACCAGCACGGCCAGCGCGCCAATACCGATCCAGCCCATGGTACGGCCCATCAGGTGGAAGAGGAACGGCGGCCACAGGAAGCCGTCGGCGATACTGATGATCTGCGCCGCCCCTTCGGGCATGGTGAAGTTGGCTTGCGCCGCCGCGGCCGTCATGGCCGGGGCCAGCGCCGTGCCGATGTAGAAGCCCAGGCCCAGCACGACGATGCCGGCGATGACCATGCGGAAGATGTTACCGCGCATGATCGGCGCGAAGCCGGCCACCACGAACGGGATGACCGCCAGATCGGCGAACAGGATGACCTGATTGCCGGGCAGGATGAGGCTCATCAGAATGGCGATGGGCACCAGCAACAGGGCGGTGGAAATGGCCGCCGGGTGGCCGATGAGGATGGCCGAGTCGAGGCCGATGTAGATCTCGCGATCCGAGGCCCGCCGGTGCAGGAAGTCGCGCGCGGCTTCGGAAATCGGAATCAACCCTTCCATCAGGATTTGCACCATGCGCGGCAGCAGCAGCATGACCGCCGCCAGATTCATGGCCGTCTGCAACACCTTGACCAGAATGTCCATGAACGAGCCGGCGTTGTAGAAGGCCAGGATGCCCAGACCGAGACCAATGAACAGGCCCAGGATAATCGGGTCGCCGAAGATGCCCCAGCGCCGCTGGATGTTGTCGGGGTCCCATTTGACCTTGTTGACGCCGGGGATGCGCTCCAGCACCCAATTGACGCCGATGGCGAAGGGTACGCCAGGGCCGGTGGTCATGTGGGGGATGGAGATGCCCGGCAGGCCGTAGAAGTGCTGGATGGCCTTGGCTACCCAGTCGCCGAAGAAGAGCGCCCAGGCCGCGGCCACGGCCGCCGCGAACAGACCCAGCGGGACGCTATTGGCGGCGATGGCGACGAAGGAACCGATGAAGGCGAAATGCCAGAAGTTCCAAACGTCGATGTTGAGCGTCTTGGTCAGACGCAGCAGCAACAGGGCGACGTTGACCAGGATGGCGATGGGGATGACCCACAGGCCGACCTGGGTGGAAAAGGCGATAGCCGCCGCGGCCGGCCAACCGACATCGATGACGTTGCGCTCCAGGCCGGTGTTGGTGACCATGGCCTGGCCCACCTCCGTCAGCGTGCCCCACATCAAATTGATGACCAGGTTGATGCCGATGAAGGCGATACCGATGGTCACCGCCGAGCGAAAGGCGCGGCCGGGCTTTGTTCCCAGTATGACAGCCAGGAAGAAGATAATGACCGGGAGAAGAACGGTGGCGCCAAGGTTATCAAAGACGGACTTTATAGCAGTTAAGAAGGTGTCCATAACTTGCAGCCTCCCAAAGCTCGTACGGTTGACGAGCGATGCGCATAAAAGAGGATGAAATAGCGGCTAACTTATTTCAACGCGTCGGCAATTTGTTCGATAACTGCCTCCTTTCCGATGCCGGTCAGGAACGCCAGCGTCTGAATGACGGGGACGTCCAGGTCCTTGGGCACCGGAGTCGTCGTCACGATGAGGTCGTAGCCGGGGGCCAGACCCCTGACTTCGGTCGCTTTGCACTGGCGGGTGATCACGGGGATGCCACGGGCCTTCAGCGCCTCTTCAATCCCCTTGGCGACGACCGTTGAGGTCGCAATCGCCGTGCCGCAAGCAACCAGAATCCTTTTGGGTGACGCCATGTGAATCTCCTTGGGTTTTCTTCTTATCTACTATTAATTATAGGTGGCGAATAGCAAAGTCAAGTTTTGCAGGCAGTCGTCAATTATGTGAAATTTTTCCAGCCGGGCCGCCTGGGAAAAAGTTGACGGACATTCCCCAGAGCCTGATTCGCCACGATTACAGCTAACATACAGGTTTTGACCGGCTGCTGTACAGTCACAAATGTCATTAGATCATGGTGATGTTTGTAACCTCAACCAGGCCTGAATACCCACGAAAAAACGGCTACAATTCACGAAGCTGACGGGTAGAACCGAAGCTGGAGATGCCCATGCCTCTTGAGCCATTCCAATACGTCCTCATCGCCCTGGCGGCCGTGGCCGCGGGGGCGGTCAATGCGCTGGCCGGCGGCGGCACGCTCATCACTTTTCCCACGCTAACGGCCGTCGGGCTGCCGGCGGTGGCGGCCAATGTCACCAATACGGTGGCCCTCAGCCCCGGCTATCTGGGGGCCACGCTGGCCCAGAAGACAGCCATCCTCGACCAGCGGCGGCGGCTCTATGCGCTGCTGCCGGCGGCGGCGCTGGGCGGGCTGGCCGGCGGTCTGCTGCTGCTGAACACCAGCGAGAAGCTCTTCCGCGAACTGGTGCCCTTTCTGATCCTGCTGGCCTCGCTGCTGCTGGCGGCCCAGGAACCGCTCAAGCGTTGGCTGACGGCGCGCGCTGCCGACCGGCCCAGCCGCCCGCGCAGCGAAGCCTGGGCGGCGCTGCCCATCTTCTTCGCCGCCATCTATGGCGGCTATTTCGGCGCGGGCCTCAGTGTCATCATCCTGGCCGTGCTGGCCCTGACGCTCGACGACTCATTGACCCGGCTCAACGCGCTGAAGCAGGCCGTGGCCTTTGCCGCCAATCTGGCGGCGGCGGCGCTGTTCCTCTTTTCCGGGCAGGTGGTGTGGTCGGCGGCGGCGGTCATGGCCGTGGGGGCGCTGCTGGGCGGGGCGTTGGGCGGGCGGCTGGCCGGGCGCATCCCGCCGGCCACACTGCGCAAGGTGGTCGTCACGCTGGGCATCGCCATCGCCATCATCTACTTCATTCGCGGCTAAAGACCCCACCGGGGCGGCTGCTCCCCCATTCGCCGGGCAACAACTCGCGCGCCGGCCCGTCAGGTCTAGGGCGCAAATGTGCCATGCCCTATACCCGGTGCACATTGCGGCGACGGGCTGTCGGCGGCTATCATGTCCGTAATAACCACATCCCACTTTAGTCCGACCATAGGAGTACGAGACATGAACGAAGATATTTTCATGGGCAAATGGGCCCAATTGAAAGGCAAGATTAAGCAGGAATGGGGCAATCTGACCGACGATGACCTGGATCGCATCAGCGGCAAGCGGGAAGAGGTCGTTGGCCTGGTTCAGGAACGCTACGGCTGGGAGCGCGAGCGCGCCGAGACCGAACTGAACACGTTCCTCGATCGGGAATTTGGGCCGGCCAAGGTCTAAAGACACCCCGCTCGACACCTTCATAACAAACCCTTCCCCGGTAACCCCGCGGAAGGGTTTCCTGTTATGGCAACCGGCGCGCCGCGCACCATCGAACACAAGGGAGAATAGAAGATGGCTTCAGCCTTCGCCCCAACCACTACCCCCGCGGGCAGCCGCCCGGCCATTCGCACCCACGAATTGACCAAGAAATTCGGCGATAGTCTCGTCGTCGATCACGTCACGATGACCATCCCGCGCGGGTCGATCTTCGGCTTCATCGGCCCCAGCGGCTGCGGCAAGACGACGACCATGCGCCTGATGCTGGGCATCTATCAGGCCACGGCCGGCGTCGTGGAAGTGCTGGGCCGCTCGCCCGACCATTTCACCACCGCCGACCGTGAGCGCATGGGCTACATGCCGCAACTGTTCGTCATGTACCCCGATCTGACCATCTGGGAGAATCTCAACTTTGCCGCTTCGCTCTATGGCATGTCGTTGCGCCGCCATCGCCGGCTGCACGACATCCTCGAATTGGTCGAACTAGCGGGTCACGAGAAAAAGCTGGCCCGCAACATCTCCGGCGGCATGCGCCAGCGGCTCAGTCTGGCGGCGGCCCTCATCCACGACCCCGACCTCATCTTCCTCGATGAGCCGACGGCGGGCATCGATCCCGTGCTACGCAACAAGTTCTGGGAGCATTTCAAGTTCCTGAAGGCCGCCGGCCATACCCTGTTCATCACCACGCAATACGTGGGCGAGGCCGCCTTTTGCGATTACGTCGGCGTCATGCGCGAGGGGCGGCTGCTCATGGTGGAGACGCCCGCCGAACTGCGCCGCCGTGCCCTGGGCGGCGACGTGATCGTGGTGAAGCCCAACCGCCTGCTCGATTTCAACGAATTGCGCGACCTGCGCGCCGAGCCGTTTGTCCTCGACCGGCAGGTGACCATCAACCGCGACCTGTCACTACAGGTCGTCGTCAATGACACGGGCACGGCCCTGCCGGCCATCTTCGCCTGGATGGAAAGCCACGGCTTCGCGGTCGAATCGGCCGGGGAGTATAACCCGCCGTTCGACGACGTGTTCGTCATGCTGCTGGAAAACGAAGCCGCCCGCGAGGCCAACGAGGCAGCCAATGCGTAGCATCGCCCAATTCTTCATCCGTATCTTCGCCTTTGTGCGCAAGGAGATCATCAGTATCCTGCGCCAGCCGCGACTGGTCTTTTCGCTCATCCTGGGGCCGTTTATTATCCTGTTGCTGTTCGGTGTCGGCTATCGCGAGACGCCGCGCGCCCTGCGCACCCTGTTCGTCGTGCCCGAGGACAGCCCCATGTTGCCCGTGGTCGAGGAGTACGCCACCCGGCTGGGCGAGCAGATCAGTTCACAGGGCATCATCAGCGACCCGGCCGAGGCCGACCGCCGCCTGCGCGCCCGCGAGGTCGATCTGGTCGTCGTCGTGCCGCCCGACCCGTCGGCCAGTGTGCGGGCCAACGAGCAGGCCGTCTTCACCCTCTATCATTACGAGATCGATCCCTATGAGCGCACCTACATCGAGATATTGGGGCGCAATTACGCCGACGAGATCAACCGGCTGGTGCTGATCACCGCCGCCGATCAGGGCAAGGTGGAGGCGCGCACCATGCAGGAGCAGATCGGCGGGGCGCGCCAGGCCGCCGCCGCCGTCCGCGTGGCGCTGGAGGCCGGCAACGAAACGGACGCCCGCGCCGCGGCCGAGCAGTTGACCGAAGATTTGGGGCTGCTGGCCGTCGCCACCGGCTCCGGGCTGGCCCTGCTGTCGGGCGTCGATGAGGCCACGGGGGTCGAGACGTTCCAGACCCGGCTGGACAACTTGCAGCAGCTGGCCGGTACACTGGCCGCCGGCTCCACGGCCGTTGCCGCCGAGCAGGCCCAGACGGCGGCGACCATCGAGGCCGACCTGGGCGAGATCGATACTCTGCTGGGCGAGTATCAGGGCCTCGAATCGCAGGTGCTGGTGTCGCCGTTCGTGGCCGAGACGCGCAGCATCAGCGACACCAGCCTCGGCCCGACCGACTTCTTCGTGCCGGCGGTCATCGCCCTGCTGATGCAGCACATCGCCATTACGCTGGCCGGGCTGTCGATCGTGCGCGAGCGGCAGGACGGGCCGATTGAGCTATTTCGCGCCTCGCCGGTGTCGGCCTTCCAGACGCTGGTGGGCAAGTTCATTAGCTATCTCATCCTGACCCTGATCTTGGGGGCCATCCTGACGGCGCTGGTGGTCTATGGGTTGGGTGTGCCCATGCTGGGCAACTGGTGGGATTACGCGCTGGTGATGGTGGCCCTGTTGTGCGCCTCGCTCAGCCTGGGCTTCTTCCTGTCGCTGTCGGCCAAGACCGATAGCCAGGCCATTCAATCGGCGATGGTTGTTCTGCTGGCGAGCATCTTCTTTGGCGGCTTCTTTCTGGCCCTCTACCGCCTATGGGAACCGGTGCAGGTGGTGTCGTGGGCGCTGCCGGTCACCTATGGCATAAATTTGCTACAATCGGTGATGTTGCGCGGGCAGGCTCCGGCCCTGCTGTTGTTGGGCGGGCTGTTTCTCTATGCGGTGATTTTCTTTCTGATCGATTGGTGGCGATTAAGCCGAGTAATGGCCCGGCAATAACCGGTTTACCGACCGTAGGTGGAGCTTCCAGCTCCACCTTCACCCAGCGGGCGGAACTGGAAGTTCCGCCTACGAGCTTGGTGGCGATTAAGCCGGGTGATGGCCCGACAATAACCGGTTAACTGACAGTAGGTGGAGCTTCCAGCTCCACCATCACCCAGCGGGCGGAACTGGAAGTTCCGCCTACGAGCTTGGTGGCGATTGAGCCGAGTAATGGCCCGGCAATAGCCGGTATACCGACCGTAGGTGGAGCTTCCAGCTCCACCTTCACCCAGCGGGCGGAACTGGAAGTTCCGCCTACGAGCTTGGTGGCGATTGAGCCGGGTGATGGCCCGGCAATAACCGGTTTACCGACCGTAGGTGGAGCTTCCAGCTCCACCATCACCCAGCGGGCGGAACTGGAAGTTCCGCCTACGAGAGGGGTTGGCGATGACGAACGGCAAAGCGGAATTGAATCTGCCCGATCTGTCGGCCCGCACGTTAGTGGCGGCGACGCTGGTGGTGGCCCTGGTGGTGGGCGGCTTCTGGCTGCTCTTTCGCTTCCATCAGGCCGTGCTCATCTTGATCGCCGGCATCATCGTCAGTCTGGCCCTGGCCCCGGTGGTCGACCGCCTGCGGGCGCGGGGCGTGCGGCCGGGGGTGGCCGTCGGCATCCTGTATGGGCTGCTGCTCATTCTGGCGATCGCCTTTCTGCGCTTCGGCGCGCCGCTGGTCGTCGATCAGGCGGCCAACATCAGCGCGCAGTTGAGCGAAGGGTATGCGTCGATTCGCCAGAACCTGCAACGCACGCCCAGCCTGCTGGTGCAGCGCCTGGCCGAGCAATTGCCCGAAGAGCCGGGCCTGCCGGGGATGACCACCGAAGCCGCGCCGCCGGCCGCGGAACCAGCGCCGGAAGCGCCCGATGCCACCTCCCCCTTCGATGAGGTCATGCGCTACGGCGGGCTGGGGGCCAATGCGCTGTTCCAGATCGCGGCCATTTTCCTGATCGCTTTCTTCTGGACGATTGAATCGGAGCGCATCAAGCGGTCGGCCGTGGCCCAGTTGCCGATGAACCGGCGCGAACCGGCGCGGGAGTTCATCGGCCAAATCGAGGGGCGCGTCGGCGGCTACGTGCTGGGGCAGTTGATGTTGTGCGCCATCATCGGCGCGCTGTCGCTGGCGGCCTATCTCCTCATCGGCCTGCCCTACGCGCTGGTGCTGGCCCTCTTCGTGGCCGTCATGGAGATCATCCCCTTTGTCGGCCCGATCATCGGCGCGGTGCCGTCGATCATCATCGGCTTTTCCCAGTCGCCGACGACGGCGCTATGGGCGGTGGTCGCCTCGCTGGTCATCCACCAACTGGAGTCCAACGTCTTCGGCCCACGGGTGATGAAGCGCACGCTCAACATGCGCCCGCTGGTGACGCTGCTGGCCCTGACGGCCTTCGGCACGCTGTTTGGCGTGTTGGGGGCCATTGTCGCCCTGCCGCTGGCCTCGGTGCTGCAACTCATCTTCGACCGCTTCCTGGTGGAAGCGCCGCAAACGGAGAGCAACGCCGACCGCGACAAGCTGGGCCGGTTGCGCTATGAGACGCAGGAGCTAATGGAAGACGTGCGCAAGGTCATCCGCCGCCGCGAGACGGAAGCGCCGGAAAGCGGCCTGCCCGAATCGGAGACGGTGGAAGACACGCTGGAAGCCATCGCCCTCGACCTGGATAGCCTGCTGGCGCGCTATCGCAAGACGGAGGAAACAGGCGCATGAAACGGTTAGCTTTCTACGCGGCGGTCATCGCGGCCACGCTGGCCCTGGTCATTTTGCTGTGGCAATTTCGCAGCGTCGTCATCCTGCTCATCCTGTCGCTGGTGCTGACGGCGGCGCTACGGCCGACGGTGGAGTGGTTCGTGGCCCGCGGTCTGCGGCCCGGCCTGGCCCGCGTGCTGGTCTATGTGCTGGTGTTCGGCGTCATCGGCCTCAGTCTGGCGCTCATCAGCAGCCCGCTGCTGAACGAGTTACACATGCTTAGCAACTATCTGATCGTGCTGTATGACAGCACCTATCAGGAGTGGCTGACCGCGTCCGGCCTGCTGCAAACCCTGGCCGCGCAACTGCCCGCGCCCAACGAACTGGGCGAGACGATGGCCGGGCCGGCGGGCGGGGCGGCGCTGCGCTTCCTGTTCGGCGTCACCCAGAATACGGCGGCGGTCGTCGCCGGGTTGGTGGTGGTCATCGTCCTGAGCCTGTACTGGAGCGCCGACCGCAGCCACTTCGAGCGGCTGTGGCTGTCGCTGTTGCCGGCCGGCAGCCGCATTCAGGCGCGGCGCATCTGGCAGGCCACGGAAGGGTCGATGGGGGCCTACGTGCGTAGCGAGTTCGTGCAGTCGTTCCTGGCCGCCGTCCTGCTGGCTGTCGGCTATCGGCTCATCGGCCTCGATTACCCTATTTTGATGGGCATTCTGGCCGGGCTGCTCTGGCTCATCCCGCTGGTGGGTTTCTTATTTGCGGCCCTGGCCTCGTTTTTGCTGGGGCTGGCCTCGGTCGGCGGGCTGCCGGTGGCCCTGGGGGCGCTGGCCCTGACAGTGGCGGTGCTGGCTTTCCTGGAGTTCGTCGTCGAGCCGCGTCTGTTCCGCCGCAATCAGTTTAGTGGCGTGTTGATCATCTTCCTCGTCCTGGTGATGGTCGATGCCTACGGCATGACCGGCTTTCTGCTGGCCCCGCCACTGGCCGTGGCCCTCCAGGTGCTGGGCAGCCACCTCATTCGGGCCATGCGCCAACAGCCGACGACGGCCATCGAGTTCGCCACGCTGGAGGCGCGGCTGGCCGCGGTCAGCGCGCGCTACAATGGGCAAACGGCGCTGGATGGTCAATCGGTGCTCGATGGCGCGGCCACGGCCGACGGCCAACCGCTGCCCATGCCGCCCGACATCGCCAGCCTGCATGGGCGGCTGGCGGCGCTGGTGGCCGGGGCGCGGCAAAATGCGCTGGAAGAGCTATAGCCGGGCGTGGGGTCGCGCTCAGATTGGCGGCGGCGGCGGGGGTGGCGGCGACGATGAGGGTAACTTGGCCCCATTGCGCACCACCGTGACCGCCCGATCCCACATGCCGCGCATGCGGCCCAGGGCCATCTGTTGCTCGGCCGAGTCGGCGGCCGCGCCGGTGCCGGCCGTGCGCAGCAGGATGGCGACCCAACGCGTGCTTTCGAACCCCTGCAGGACGCTCAGGATGAGCAACGTCAGCGGCGTGGACAGGATGGCCCCCACCGCGCCCAGCAACCAGCCCCAGACGAACAAAGAGATGACCACCACGGCCGGCGAAATCTTGAGTTGGTTGCCCAACATGCGCGGCTTCACCAGATTTTCCACCGTGCCGTTGATGAGGGCGTAGCCGATCAGGACGCCCAGGGCGGCCAGGGGGCCATCGTTCAGGAAGGCCAGCGCCAACGGCGGGAGCATGGCGATCCAGAAGCCGACGGCCGGGATATAGCCCAACATCGCCGACAGCAAGCCCCACAGCAGGGCCAACTCAACACCCATCACAAACAGAAATATCGTATTGCCCAGGCCGACCAGGAAATTTAGCGCCGTGGTCAACGTCACGTAGCGGCGCACGTCGGTCGTCAGGGCCGCCGCCTGCTGGATCATGGGGTGGTCGGTGCGCAAGCCCAGGCGGGCGCTACTGGGCAAGGCCAGGGCCGAACTGAGCATGAAGGCGAAGATGAGCATGACCAGGAAGGCTTGCGACAAGCCGATGAAAAGGGCCGTG is drawn from Candidatus Promineifilum breve and contains these coding sequences:
- a CDS encoding sulfite exporter TauE/SafE family protein; this encodes MPLEPFQYVLIALAAVAAGAVNALAGGGTLITFPTLTAVGLPAVAANVTNTVALSPGYLGATLAQKTAILDQRRRLYALLPAAALGGLAGGLLLLNTSEKLFRELVPFLILLASLLLAAQEPLKRWLTARAADRPSRPRSEAWAALPIFFAAIYGGYFGAGLSVIILAVLALTLDDSLTRLNALKQAVAFAANLAAAALFLFSGQVVWSAAAVMAVGALLGGALGGRLAGRIPPATLRKVVVTLGIAIAIIYFIRG
- a CDS encoding CsbD family protein; protein product: MNEDIFMGKWAQLKGKIKQEWGNLTDDDLDRISGKREEVVGLVQERYGWERERAETELNTFLDREFGPAKV
- a CDS encoding PTS galactitol transporter subunit IIC, which codes for MDTFLTAIKSVFDNLGATVLLPVIIFFLAVILGTKPGRAFRSAVTIGIAFIGINLVINLMWGTLTEVGQAMVTNTGLERNVIDVGWPAAAAIAFSTQVGLWVIPIAILVNVALLLLRLTKTLNIDVWNFWHFAFIGSFVAIAANSVPLGLFAAAVAAAWALFFGDWVAKAIQHFYGLPGISIPHMTTGPGVPFAIGVNWVLERIPGVNKVKWDPDNIQRRWGIFGDPIILGLFIGLGLGILAFYNAGSFMDILVKVLQTAMNLAAVMLLLPRMVQILMEGLIPISEAARDFLHRRASDREIYIGLDSAILIGHPAAISTALLLVPIAILMSLILPGNQVILFADLAVIPFVVAGFAPIMRGNIFRMVIAGIVVLGLGFYIGTALAPAMTAAAAQANFTMPEGAAQIISIADGFLWPPFLFHLMGRTMGWIGIGALAVLVLVLMFLFRRNPGPWERLAGAPRDGEDADLSVQPDVRMAPGD
- a CDS encoding AI-2E family transporter — translated: MTNGKAELNLPDLSARTLVAATLVVALVVGGFWLLFRFHQAVLILIAGIIVSLALAPVVDRLRARGVRPGVAVGILYGLLLILAIAFLRFGAPLVVDQAANISAQLSEGYASIRQNLQRTPSLLVQRLAEQLPEEPGLPGMTTEAAPPAAEPAPEAPDATSPFDEVMRYGGLGANALFQIAAIFLIAFFWTIESERIKRSAVAQLPMNRREPAREFIGQIEGRVGGYVLGQLMLCAIIGALSLAAYLLIGLPYALVLALFVAVMEIIPFVGPIIGAVPSIIIGFSQSPTTALWAVVASLVIHQLESNVFGPRVMKRTLNMRPLVTLLALTAFGTLFGVLGAIVALPLASVLQLIFDRFLVEAPQTESNADRDKLGRLRYETQELMEDVRKVIRRRETEAPESGLPESETVEDTLEAIALDLDSLLARYRKTEETGA
- a CDS encoding PTS sugar transporter subunit IIB; this translates as MASPKRILVACGTAIATSTVVAKGIEEALKARGIPVITRQCKATEVRGLAPGYDLIVTTTPVPKDLDVPVIQTLAFLTGIGKEAVIEQIADALK
- a CDS encoding AI-2E family transporter yields the protein MKRLAFYAAVIAATLALVILLWQFRSVVILLILSLVLTAALRPTVEWFVARGLRPGLARVLVYVLVFGVIGLSLALISSPLLNELHMLSNYLIVLYDSTYQEWLTASGLLQTLAAQLPAPNELGETMAGPAGGAALRFLFGVTQNTAAVVAGLVVVIVLSLYWSADRSHFERLWLSLLPAGSRIQARRIWQATEGSMGAYVRSEFVQSFLAAVLLAVGYRLIGLDYPILMGILAGLLWLIPLVGFLFAALASFLLGLASVGGLPVALGALALTVAVLAFLEFVVEPRLFRRNQFSGVLIIFLVLVMVDAYGMTGFLLAPPLAVALQVLGSHLIRAMRQQPTTAIEFATLEARLAAVSARYNGQTALDGQSVLDGAATADGQPLPMPPDIASLHGRLAALVAGARQNALEEL
- a CDS encoding ABC transporter permease; the protein is MRSIAQFFIRIFAFVRKEIISILRQPRLVFSLILGPFIILLLFGVGYRETPRALRTLFVVPEDSPMLPVVEEYATRLGEQISSQGIISDPAEADRRLRAREVDLVVVVPPDPSASVRANEQAVFTLYHYEIDPYERTYIEILGRNYADEINRLVLITAADQGKVEARTMQEQIGGARQAAAAVRVALEAGNETDARAAAEQLTEDLGLLAVATGSGLALLSGVDEATGVETFQTRLDNLQQLAGTLAAGSTAVAAEQAQTAATIEADLGEIDTLLGEYQGLESQVLVSPFVAETRSISDTSLGPTDFFVPAVIALLMQHIAITLAGLSIVRERQDGPIELFRASPVSAFQTLVGKFISYLILTLILGAILTALVVYGLGVPMLGNWWDYALVMVALLCASLSLGFFLSLSAKTDSQAIQSAMVVLLASIFFGGFFLALYRLWEPVQVVSWALPVTYGINLLQSVMLRGQAPALLLLGGLFLYAVIFFLIDWWRLSRVMARQ
- a CDS encoding ABC transporter ATP-binding protein, whose amino-acid sequence is MASAFAPTTTPAGSRPAIRTHELTKKFGDSLVVDHVTMTIPRGSIFGFIGPSGCGKTTTMRLMLGIYQATAGVVEVLGRSPDHFTTADRERMGYMPQLFVMYPDLTIWENLNFAASLYGMSLRRHRRLHDILELVELAGHEKKLARNISGGMRQRLSLAAALIHDPDLIFLDEPTAGIDPVLRNKFWEHFKFLKAAGHTLFITTQYVGEAAFCDYVGVMREGRLLMVETPAELRRRALGGDVIVVKPNRLLDFNELRDLRAEPFVLDRQVTINRDLSLQVVVNDTGTALPAIFAWMESHGFAVESAGEYNPPFDDVFVMLLENEAAREANEAANA
- a CDS encoding AI-2E family transporter gives rise to the protein MVEQSRPLLYFLVGLASIFIIIAGIRDLAFILNPILLSVVITITLIPLPAWFGQRGVPGWLSLVLTFLVVLSILGLVLLIIFIGMAQLAEVMPTLRVAAAQADSALDAQSDVMGVQIEEVTTAIQSLITSQRLTGIATTLVTALFIGLSQAFLVMLIFAFMLSSALALPSSARLGLRTDHPMIQQAAALTTDVRRYVTLTTALNFLVGLGNTIFLFVMGVELALLWGLLSAMLGYIPAVGFWIAMLPPLALAFLNDGPLAALGVLIGYALINGTVENLVKPRMLGNQLKISPAVVVISLFVWGWLLGAVGAILSTPLTLLILSVLQGFESTRWVAILLRTAGTGAAADSAEQQMALGRMRGMWDRAVTVVRNGAKLPSSSPPPPPPPPI